The stretch of DNA TGCATGCGAAGGGATGCGGAGGACGTCATGAAGCGCTCCGAACCGGTGAACGGAAGAATTGGGCATTGGTGGCTGGCGACGCTCGCAACGCTGCTGGTTGCGGGCGGCGTAAGTGCAGGTGCCGCGGCAGCATCGCGGCAGGCCACCTATAAGTCGCCGCAAGAGGCGGTCGACGCGCTCGTTGCTGCAGTCAAGGCGGGCGGTAACGACGGCATCATCGCCGTGCTGGGAGACAAAGGCCGCGAGCTCGCAAGCTCAGGGGACGCCGTCGCCGACGCCGCCGCACGCGAGCGGTTCGGATCCGCCTACGCGGAGCGCCACGATCTGAAAACGGAAGGCGACGCCCGTGTCGTGCTCCTGATCGGTAAGGACGAGTTTCCCTTCCCAATCCCCATCGTCGCCGCCGCGGGTACGTGGCGTTTTGATACCGATGCGGGCGCCGTCGAGATCCTCGACCGGCGCATCGGCGAAAACGAGCTTGCCGCGATCGAAGTGTTGCGCGCTTACGTTGACGCGCAGCGCGAATACGCCGAAGCCGACCGTGACGGAAGCGGCGTGCAGTACGCCCGCAAGCTGCTGAGCAGCGAGGGCAAGAAGGATGGTCTCTTCTGGCCAACCGCCGACGGCGAGCCGGAAAGCCCGTTCGGCCCGCTCATCGCCGAGGCGCGCGCCGAGGGCTACCGGCGCAAGACGGACGGCCCTACGCCCTACCACGGGTATCTGTTCAAGGTGCTGACGGCACAGGGCAAGGACGCGCCGGGCGGCGCGCGCGACTATGTGATTG from Actinomycetota bacterium encodes:
- a CDS encoding DUF2950 domain-containing protein, whose translation is MKRSEPVNGRIGHWWLATLATLLVAGGVSAGAAAASRQATYKSPQEAVDALVAAVKAGGNDGIIAVLGDKGRELASSGDAVADAAARERFGSAYAERHDLKTEGDARVVLLIGKDEFPFPIPIVAAAGTWRFDTDAGAVEILDRRIGENELAAIEVLRAYVDAQREYAEADRDGSGVQYARKLLSSEGKKDGLFWPTADGEPESPFGPLIAEARAEGYRRKTDGPTPYHGYLFKVLTAQGKDAPGGARDYVIGGRMIGGFGLVAAPAEYGNSGVMTFIVDHDGVVFQKDLGPETSRRAAAMKAFDPDGTWTEVSGG